From the Lysinibacillus fusiformis genome, the window GAAAGCCATTATACATAGGTCACGACCTCTCTATTACAATTTTTATTATCTTCTCACAGCAAGTAATTGACAGTCAATTTCATAGAATGGTAGAGACAAGAATAATTTCATAGAAAATGGTATTATTAACCTTTAAAACAATGAGTTGAAAGGGAGTTTTGATTGAATACGATTTTTAGTGTTACACAAAAACAACTATATGATTTTCTACTGAATGTAGCGACAATCAGACCGGTCTTTATTTGGGGAGCACCTGGCATTGGGAAATCCGCGATTGTTGAAAATTTCGCTAGTGAATTAGGCTTGCCCTGTGTGTCGTTATTGGGCAGTCAGCTAGCACCTGAGGATATTATTGGTGTTCCACAGATTAAGGATGGCTACAGTGTTTTTTGTCCACCTAAAATGATTGCACGCGATGAACCTTATTGCCTTTTTTTAGATGAATTAAATGCTTGCTCACAGGAAGTACAAAAAGCGTTTTATAGTCTTATTCATGAACGCAGAATTGGAGAGTTTAGATTGCCAGAGGGCACGATTGTTATTGGTGCAGGCAATCGAGCGCAGGATAACGCGATTGTTAAACCGATGTCCTCCGCATTAATCAATCGGATGGTCCATGTTCAGCTTAGGGCATCGCATAAGGATTGGCTTGAATGGGCCTATGCACATGAACTACATCCATATGTGATTGAGTATATTCAAATGCGTCCCGATCATTTATGGAACGAACCACCGAAAACAGAAGAACCCTTCTCCACACCTCGTTCATGGCATATGCTAAGTGATTGTTTGTATGCATACGGTAACAGCTTGCAAGAACAAACTATCGATCTCTTAGCAAGTAGCTGCCTATCTGCGCATACTGCCAGTCAATTTAAAGCCTTTATCAAGCAAGTGCGAAGTAAATATGATCTCGCCAAAATTATCCAAGGAGAATTACGTTGGCCCGATCAACCAGAAGAAAGAGATTTGCTTTATTTCATGGCACAATCCTTCCGTGCTCAGTTACTGAAGGAGCTTCCGAACGAGCATACGACTTTGAAGGGAAATCAACGGCAATTAGCCTTTCGTGCCAAGGACTTGATCAAGGACCTATCATCCATCAGCTTAGAAATTGCACAGATGGTTGTGTCAGAGCAAAAGGGTGAAGCCTTACCTGCCTGGTTTATGCTGGAGGTTATCCGAGATTTACCACGTTTAGTAGCCAAAAAGGACGGTTAGCTTATGGCCAAAAAAAAGAAAGCATCACAGCAGGAGCATAAAAATGAGAAAGCCATTGCACGTGGGCATGACATTGTCTGTACACATCCCCTGTTCGAGGCGTTAGGACATGCTGTTTACATGCAATACGAAAGTATGCCACAAAAGGATTGGGCTTACGTTACAAGCGCAGGTGTCATCTATGTGAATCAGGATAAAAAAGGACAGCCAAATGAATGGGCTTATGTGATAGCGCATTGTTTGCTACACCTTGGCTTGCATCATCATCAACCAAAAGAGCAGCAGGAGCTTTGGAATATCGCCTGTGACTGCTATATAACAAAGTTTTTAGCAGAGCTAAAATTTGGTCAAGCCCCAAAGGAAATGAGTAATCCACTTTTTGAAGCCTTTAGCTCTGAGGAAAAATTGTATGATAGATTTTTACGCGAAGGTGTACCAAACGATTTGAAAGGCTATAGTACAATGCCAGGACAAGTGGATTTTGTTATTTCACAAAATAAAACAGGCTATCTTTATCGAGGCAATAGTAATTTCGCCGCGTTATTTGCAGAAGGCTTATCGAAAGCAGTGCAAAGTGCCATCCGGGTAGCAGGTGGGGTAGAAAATACATTAGGAGGCACAACGAGGGTAACACAAGCACAGCGCGCAAAGGCTTGGTTTATGAGTTCCTATCCCTTATTTGGTGCTTTAGCAGCTGACTTTACAATAATTGAAGATCCACTTATTTGTACAAGAATGGATATCTCAGTCGCGGCCATTGCAGTGGAAACAAAGGAGATTTACTTGAATACGGCCGTGGGCATGACCGATGAGGAAATGCGGTTTTTACTGGCACACGAACTACTTCATGCGGGATTAAGCCATGCGACACGCAGACAAGGACGTGATCCCTATTTATGGAATGTTGCTTGTGATTATGTTATCAATGGCTGGCTCATCGATATGAAAATCGGCGAGATGCCAGCATTTGGCGGGTTATATGATCCAGCATTAAAAGGGCTCTCGGCAGAATCTATTTATGATCGCATTGTTACGGATATTAGGGTGTATCGCAAATTAAGAACCTTTCGAGGGCAGGGCATAGGAGATATGATCGAAACGAATCCACCAGACTTTTGGGAAGGCAAGGTAGGCGTGGATTTGGATGCTTTTTATAAAAGGGCATTAAGTCAAGGGTTAAGCTATCATATGACTCAAGAGAGAGGATACTTGCCACAAGGGCTCATTGAGGAAATTCGTAGCCTAGCACAGCCTCCTATTGCTTGGGATGTGGCATTAGCCAAATGGTTTGATCGGATGTTTCAACCAATAGAGAAAGTGAGAACGTATGCACGCCCAAGTAGAAGGCAAGCATCGACACCGGATATCGCTCGACCAAGATGGATTCATCAAAGCGGAGAGGAAGATGGGCGCACTTTCGCAGTCCTTATTGATACATCAGGCTCCATGGATCGCCTCCTACTAGGAAAAGCACTCGGCACAATAGCGAGCTATAGCATCACTAGAGATGTTCCCTTTGTTCGCGTTATATTTTGTGATGCTGTTGCCTATGACACAGGCTATCTAGCACCTGAAGAACTATTAACGAAAGTGAAAGTAAGAGGTAGAGGCGGCACGGTATTACAGCCTGGTATACAG encodes:
- a CDS encoding vWA domain-containing protein; amino-acid sequence: MAKKKKASQQEHKNEKAIARGHDIVCTHPLFEALGHAVYMQYESMPQKDWAYVTSAGVIYVNQDKKGQPNEWAYVIAHCLLHLGLHHHQPKEQQELWNIACDCYITKFLAELKFGQAPKEMSNPLFEAFSSEEKLYDRFLREGVPNDLKGYSTMPGQVDFVISQNKTGYLYRGNSNFAALFAEGLSKAVQSAIRVAGGVENTLGGTTRVTQAQRAKAWFMSSYPLFGALAADFTIIEDPLICTRMDISVAAIAVETKEIYLNTAVGMTDEEMRFLLAHELLHAGLSHATRRQGRDPYLWNVACDYVINGWLIDMKIGEMPAFGGLYDPALKGLSAESIYDRIVTDIRVYRKLRTFRGQGIGDMIETNPPDFWEGKVGVDLDAFYKRALSQGLSYHMTQERGYLPQGLIEEIRSLAQPPIAWDVALAKWFDRMFQPIEKVRTYARPSRRQASTPDIARPRWIHQSGEEDGRTFAVLIDTSGSMDRLLLGKALGTIASYSITRDVPFVRVIFCDAVAYDTGYLAPEELLTKVKVRGRGGTVLQPGIQLLEEAQDFPKDGPILIITDGQCDRLAIKREHAFVLPQGAKLPFVPKGEVFRMK
- a CDS encoding AAA family ATPase → MNTIFSVTQKQLYDFLLNVATIRPVFIWGAPGIGKSAIVENFASELGLPCVSLLGSQLAPEDIIGVPQIKDGYSVFCPPKMIARDEPYCLFLDELNACSQEVQKAFYSLIHERRIGEFRLPEGTIVIGAGNRAQDNAIVKPMSSALINRMVHVQLRASHKDWLEWAYAHELHPYVIEYIQMRPDHLWNEPPKTEEPFSTPRSWHMLSDCLYAYGNSLQEQTIDLLASSCLSAHTASQFKAFIKQVRSKYDLAKIIQGELRWPDQPEERDLLYFMAQSFRAQLLKELPNEHTTLKGNQRQLAFRAKDLIKDLSSISLEIAQMVVSEQKGEALPAWFMLEVIRDLPRLVAKKDG